In Salvelinus fontinalis isolate EN_2023a unplaced genomic scaffold, ASM2944872v1 scaffold_0002, whole genome shotgun sequence, one DNA window encodes the following:
- the LOC129841838 gene encoding uncharacterized protein LOC129841838 — MTPTTNLQVFAVSLLSLLAAPLTTAEDSSLSPTPSPLSTDPRPRQGGSTEPPQSAPSPPLLLLAIHANLRPAALRGRPKAPEKLPESPGVLETPPRPLAQIMFPKNVTSAAAGALAPPLGTAQVAPPPRTLVDVDVCHGYYDVMGQLDNTFNCSKDSFIYCCGSCHYRFCCPDPTRRLEQSSCTNYDSPDWAKTQPPNAILLDDDEPELDPLQPLSHNTGFVIGGVIVFMVAVAVGIKIMFNKVSQQANNGEINMPRALVDMLRHQSSPVQQDERNNSVALCGSGEGQGTLGRPPKNLYAPGLPSKDNRLGNIQHNFIHSGTSPNHTATIEHAPRMNNAQLAAGGTLLSSKHNNTKGQPSFHHSLHNLAQLPPSYENATKPELNRYSSLKRLEKSGLDEYSSGYCTTKRRPHTAQPALQSSSHHIPCGGDYNTMGGRGTLPRHAPRPWIQPTGLPPVSPTVNPYPLDPTEQHYNPNYDTLSKPARKVMSQDQLLNMGDVPGNTGTLSRMSKNQQHQYYKAMAAATKNSNTQTLTRKPQDRPQERPQSNTQTLTRKPQDRPQERPQSNTQTLTRKPKDRPQERPQSNNQTLTRKPKDWPQERPQDRLLMSPDHLEESMGRGVGGMGVGVQDPYAHGGGGGMVPTLPRGGLTPQQKAQSQQNVCATPSLDRHHMIKMNSHPTSGREQERSQGMTGHMSGGMGGGMGGWGGSEMPGAGVVMGTGTLGGHSAKRMAFAAKRQNTIEQLHFIPGGGDGGAGGGSRGGGSGGGGGGSQGIRTGSKNEVTV; from the exons ATGACGCCCACCACCAATCTCCAAGTCTTCgccgtctccctcctctctctccttgctgCCCCACTTACCACAGCTGAGGACAGCTCCCtatctcccactccctctcccctaAGTACCGACCCCCGGCCTCGCCAGGGGGGCTCCACCGAACCCCCTCAGTCCGCccccagcccccctctcctcctcctggccATCCATGCCAACCTCCGTCCCGCTGCCCTCCGGGGCAGGCCCAAAGCTCCAGAGAAACTTCCAGAATCCCCTGGGGTTCTGGAGACCCCTCCCCGACCCCTGGCCCAGATCATGTTCCCCAAGAACGTGACGTCTGCGGCAGCGGGAGCCCTGGCTCCTCCTTTGGGCACGGCCCAGGTGGCTCCTCCTCCCCGCACACTGGTGGACGTGGATGTGTGCCATGGTTACTATGACGTCATGGGTCAGTTGGACAACACCTTCAACTGCTCCAAGGACAGCTTCATCTACTGCTGTGGCAGCTGCCACTACCGCTTCTGCTGCCCCGACCCCACCCGTCGTTTGGAGCAGAGCAGCTGTACCAACTACGACTCCCCGGATTGGGCCAAGACCCAGCCACCAAACGCCATACTCCTGGATGATGATGAGCCGGAACTGGACCCTCTGCAGCCTCTGAGCCACAACACAGGCTTTGTGATTGGAGGTGTCATTGTGTTTATGGTAGCGGTTGCCGTGGGGATTAAGATAATGTTCAACAAGGTGTCGCAGCAGGCCAATAACGGAGAGATCAACATGCCCAG AGCGCTGGTGGACATGTTGCGtcaccagtccagtccagtgcaGCAGGATGAGAGGAACAACAGCGTGGCTCTGTGTGGTTCAGGGGAGGGACAGGGTACGCTGGGCAGACCTCCCAAAAACCTCTACGCCCCTGGCCTGCCCAGCAAGGACAACAGAC TGGGGAATATTCAACACAATTTTATCCATTCAGGAACCAGTCCCAATCACACTGCTACCATCG AACACGCCCCCCGTATGAACAACGCCCAGCTGGCGGCAGGAGGCACTCTTCTGTCCAGCAAACACAACAATACTAAAGGACAGCCCTCCTTCCACCACTCCCTCCACAACCTGGCACAGCTCCCCCCATCCTACGAGAACGCCACCAAGCCAGAGCTCAACAGATACTCCTCGCTCAAACGCCTGG AAAAGAGTGGTCTTGATGAATATTCATCGGGCTACTGCACCACCAAGAGGCGTCCCCACACGGCCCAGCCcgctctccagtcctccagtcaccACATCCCCTGTGGCGGAGATTACAACACCATGGGTGGGAGGGGCACCCTCCCCCGCCACGCCCCCCGACCCTGGATCCAACCCACCGGCCTACCCCCCGTCTCCCCCACGGTCAACCCCTACCCCCTGGACCCAACCGAGCAGCACTACAACCCCAACTACGACACCCTGTCCAAGCCTGCCAGGAAGGTCATGTCGCAGGACCAGCTGCTCAACATGGGGGACGTCCCCGGGAACACTGGGACCCTCTCCAGGATGTCCAAGAACCAGCAGCACCAGTACTACAAAGCCATGGCTGCTGCTACTAAGaactccaacacccagaccctGACAAGGAAGCCCCAGGATCGACCCCAGGAGCGGCCTCAGTCCAACACCCAGACCCTGACAAGGAAGCCCCAGGATCGACCCCAGGAGCGGCCTCAGTCCAACACCCAGACCCTGACACGGAAGCCCAAGGATCGACCCCAGGAGCGGCCTCAGTCCAACAACCAGACCCTGACGAGGAAGCCCAAGGATTGGCCCCAGGAGCGTCCCCAGGATCGCCTACTCATGTCCCCAGATCACCTGGAGGAGAGCATGGGTAGGGGGGTCGGAGGGATGGGAGTGGGTGTGCAGGATCCATACGCCCATGGAGGCGGGGGAGGCATGGTCCCCACTCTCCCCCGGGGTGGTCTCACCCCTCAGCAGAAAGCCCAGTCCCAGCAGAATGTATGTGCCACGCCCTCCCTGGACCGCCACCACATGATCAAGATGAACTCTCACCCCACCTCagggagggagcaggagagaAGCCAGGGCATGACGGGGCATATGAGCGGAGGCATGGGGGGAGGCATGGGGGGCTGGGGTGGTAGCGAGATGCCCGGGGCGGGGGTTGTCATGGGAACAGGGACGCTAGGGGGCCACAGCGCCAAGAGGATGGCTTTCGCTGCCAAGAGGCAGAACACTATTGAGCAGTTACATTTTATACCAGGAGGGGGCGACGGAGGAGcgggaggaggaagtagaggaggaggaagtggaggaggagggggaggcagTCAGGGCATCAGGACAGGCAGTAAGAATGAGGTGACAGTGTGA